Proteins co-encoded in one Megalops cyprinoides isolate fMegCyp1 chromosome 1, fMegCyp1.pri, whole genome shotgun sequence genomic window:
- the LOC118782667 gene encoding GTPase IMAP family member 4-like, which produces MDPDSIAVADGVTPGLSELRIVLLGRTGVGKSAAGNTILGREAFEEECVRVSMRSLCETQKGVVAGRRITLIDTLGLCDEEVPDQRLRAEAKEYIALAAPGPHVFLLVVRLGRFTEEDRSAVRWIQENFGAEALSYMVVLFTGGDQLDKPVEEILSPSSDLQELISSCGGGYHVFNNMDNSNPTQVPRLLEKIEATVERNGWWCYTSEMYEEAQRKRREEEEGKPAETERKRGEEE; this is translated from the exons ATGGATCCTGACTCTATTGCTG tggCAGATGGAGTGACACCCGGTCTGTCtgagctgaggattgtgctgctggggaGGACTGGAGTGGGGAAGAGTGCAGCAGGAAAtaccatcctgggcagagaggccTTTGAAGAGGAGTGTGTCAGAGTGTCCATGAGGTCATTATGTGAAACGCAGAAGGGCGTGGTGGCCGGAAGGAGGATAACTCTGATTGACACCCTGGGGCTTTGTGACGAAGAAGTCCCTGACCAGCGACTCAGAGCTGAGGCAAAAGAGTACATCGCCCTGGCCGCCCCGGGACCGCACGTGTTCCTGCTGGTCGTCCGGCTGGGGAGATtcacagaggaggacaggagcGCTGTGAGGTGGATCCAGGAGAACTTTGGTGCAGAAGCATTGAGCTACATGGTGGTGCTGTTCACAGGGGGAGACCAGCTGGACAAACCAGTGGAGGAGATTCTGAGTCCCAGCAGTGACCTACAGGAGCTCATCAGCAGCTGTGGAGGGGGATACCATGTCTTCAACAATATGGACAATTCCAACCCCACTCAGGTACCACggctgctggagaagatagaggCCACTGTGGAGAGGAACGGCTGGTGGTGTTATACTAGTGAGATGTACGAGGAGGctcagagaaagaggagagaagaagaggagggaaagcCAGCAGAGAccgaaagaaagagaggagaggaggagtaA
- the LOC118782659 gene encoding sodium channel protein type 4 subunit alpha-like: MPPQKLSLLDVWRRNRTTRWKKPKELKICTRQLPLLRDPEVAASLARQNVKLVGLLPPSGTDVFRRLTPESLAEIQRHAAKGKGEQNERERKKEEEEKEEERPKPSCHLEAGKVLPFVYEDPPPEMLNVPLEDLDPFYKTQKTFNVITRGNTIFRFNAEPACYILSPFSIVRRGAIKLLLHSFFRKFIIIAILLNSVFMPVIHQADYVFTAIYAFEALVKVLARGFCIGPFTFLRDPWNWLDVLVLVFAVLSEFISLGAPLFMVRMMKIIPLCPGPRATALIQSVRKLASTVILTVLGLCFLAILGMQLFMGTLRQRCVHLPASSIVLDFNDTAAFDSPGNSSFNYSEYIRDLENHYFLPGQLDSLLCGNSSDAGRCPEGYTCLRTPFNPNYGYTSYDTFGWAFLSVFRLMTRDFWENLFQLTVRSSGVSSVIFYAVALFLGSLCLVGLILAAVVAAYAEQNEAAVAEAKQKEREHRKILQELKKREAKCVERQKKKEEESNGSGPSALDQDKPEDLPRPCLQGWYKFASVFLKWNCCPQWVTFKKWVHFVVMDPFVDLGITIVIIVNTIFMAMEHYPMTAEFEQMLSIGNLVFVGILTAVVVLRIIAMDPYYYFQDGWNIFDSIVVLLSLLELMLADFEGLSVLRIFMLARFWPLFNMLLKIIRNAVVAVRHLTLLLVLVVFVSSMVVMQLFSGSYRDRVCHIAQDCELPRWHAADFFHSFMLVFRILCGEWIETLWDCMEVAGQPLCITVFITILFIGNLLLLNLLIALLLTSFTGDNMAAIDKGGEINNLQIAIGRITRGIVWVKGHIVRVIRGVLGENSNTYEIHDGKKQGVVADSCCSTADCKPRGDEQAGVEGDPKQRDPPDCFIEACSKRCPCLRVDITQGSGKMWWNIRRSCYAIVNHMSFEAFIFVVVLLSSIALAFEDINLEHRRVMKIFLEYADQVFAYVFIVEMLLKWMGYGLKTYFTDPWCWLEFLIVNGSVISLSVHMLGYTGLGTLRALRPLRLLSIFEGTKVVLTTLWRATPSIFSVLLVVLAFWLFFDICGVFMFAGKYYYCFNTTAEERFHIDEVNNKSDCMELIMMNYTEVRWVNVKVNFDSMANGYLALLQVATFKGWLDVMYAAVDARMVEDQPLYEDNVYMYLYFVIFIIFGSFFSFSLFIGVLIDNYSQQKAKFGNIFMTEGQRICMQKEISKKQKSIPRPSNRVQGFAFNLVTKPAFDIFIMVMTCLYALSLMLERDDQSIEAEEILHFIHLGFIAFFTLECLLKIFALRKHYFTIGWNVFEFIVVLFFIVGLFLADFLERYFVSPSFFRVLPLVRYARGGIRNLLSSLRMSLPALFNLGLLLFIIMFVYSVFGMWNFAYVGKMAGIDDMFNFETFGSSMLCMFQITTLAGWDGILLPLLNTPPDCDPDAFNPGSDVMGNCANPPLGITFTCSYIIISMLIVVNMFIAIILESFSVAATVSTEHLCEEDMEMFYETWERFDPEASQYVDYSQLSDLCDSLQAPLRIPKPNTAKLIAMDLPIAPGDKVHCLDILVALASEVFGDSGEMDALKESMEESFRVKYPSKVSHEPVTTTLKHKQEEVAAGVIQNAYRKHLLKQSGKQNKTEGALEKGGQAAEEYPASNGVQPLGVSIADQPLPDTMEMQPLMSPVEDELHAAPVEVVLHSAPSSASDPSTPGDLPK; this comes from the exons ATGCCTCCCCAAAAGCTGTCACTACTGGACGTCTGGAGAAGGAACCGTACTACGCGATGGAAGAAACCCAAAGAGCTTAAAATATGTACACGCCAGCT CCCGTTGCTGAGGGACCCGGAGGTGGCCGCCTCTCTCGCTCGGCAGAACGTGAAGCTGGTCGGCCTGCTGCCTCCCTCGGGCACCGACGTCTTCCGCCGCCTCACCCCGGAGTCCCTGGCAGAAATCCAGAGGCATGCGGCcaaggggaagggggagcagaatgagagggagcgcaagaaggaggaggaggagaaggaggaggagaggcccAAGCCCAGCTGCCACCTGGAGGCCGGCAAAGTCCTGCCCTTCGTCTATGAGGACCCACCGCCAGAGATGCTCAACGTTCCCCTGGAGGACCTGGACCCCTTctacaaaacacagaaa ACCTTCAATGTCATCACCCGAGGGAACACAATCTTCAGGTTTAATGCAGAACCTGCCTGCTACATTCTCAGTCCCTTCAGTATTGTTAGGAGAGGAGCCATCAAACTTCTTCTACATTC ATTTTTTCGCAAGTTCATCATAATAGCTATTCTTTTGAACTCTGTGTTCATGCCAGTCATTCATCAGGCAGA TTATGTTTTCACTGCTATATATGCCTTTGAGGCGTTGGTCAAAGTGCTGGCCAGGGGCTTCTGCATTGGCCCTTTTACTTTCCTTCGAGACCCATGGAACTGGCTGGACGTCCTGGTGCTCGTCTTCGC GGTCCTCAGTGAGTTTATCAGCCTTGGCGCGCCTCTCTTTATGGTTCGAATGATGAAAATAATCCCACTGTGTCCCG GTCCAAGGGCCACGGCGCTGATCCAGTCGGTGAGGAAGCTGGCGTCCACAGTGATCCTCACCGTGCTCGGCCTCTGCTTCCTCGCCATCCTTGGCATGCAGTTGTTCATGGGCACACTCCGCCAGCGATGTGTCCACCTGCCAGCTTCCTCCATTGTGCTTGACTTCAATGACACTGCGGCCTTTGACTCCCCTGGCAACAGCTCTTTCAACTACTCTGAATACATTAGGGATTTAG AAAACCACTACTTTTTGCCTGGCCAGCTAGATTCACTTCTTTGTGGAAACAGCTCTGATGCTGG ACGTTGCCCAGAGGGATATACATGTCTGAGGACGCCGTTCAACCCAAATTACGGCTACACAAGCTACGACACCTTTGGCTGGGCCTTCCTGTCCGTCTTCCGCCTCATGACAAGGGACTTCTGGGAGAACCTGTTCCAGCTG ACAGTACGCTCCTCAGGGGTGTCCTCTGTGATCTTCTACGCGGTCGCTCTCTTCCTGGGCTCCCTCTGCCTCGTCGGCCTCATCCTGGCCGCAGTGGTCGCTGCCTATGCAGAGCAGAACGAAGCCGCCGTAGCGGAGGCCaagcagaaggagagggagcacCGGAAGATTCTACAGGAGCTGAAGAAACGGGAGGCAAAG tgtgtagagaggcagaagaaaaaggaggaggagtccAATGGATCAGGGCCCAGCGCGCTTGACCAGGACAAACCAG AGGACCTTCCAAGGCCATGTCTTCAAGGGTGGTACAAGTTTGCCAGTGTGTTCCTGAAATGGAACTGTTGTCCGCAGTGGGTCACCTTTAAAAAGTGGGTGCACTTCGTGGTGATGGATCCGTTTGTCGACTTGGGCATCACCATCGTCATCATCGTGAACACCATATTCATGGCTATGGAGCACTATCCAATGACAGCGGAGTTTGAGCAAATGCTGTCCATTGGAAACCTG GTTTTCGTTGGGATCCTGACTGCTGTGGTGGTCCTCAGAATCATCGCCATGGACCCATACTACTACTTCCAGGATGGCTGGAACATTTTCGACAGCATAGTGGTTTTGCTGAGCCTGTTAGAGCTGATGCTGGCAGACTTTGAGGGCCTGAGTGTG CTGCGTATCTTCATGCTGGCCAGGTTCTGGCCCCTCTTCAACATGCTGCTCAAGATCATCCGCAACGCGGTGGTCGCCGTGCGCCACCTGACTCTGCTCCTGGTCCTCGTCGTCTTTGTGTCCTCCATGGTGGTCATGCAGCTGTTCAGCGGGAGTTACAGGGACAGAGTCTGCCACATCGCTCAGGACTGCGAGCTGCCACGCTGGCATGCGGCCGACTTCTTCCACTCCTTCATGCTGGTCTTCCGTATCCTGTGCGGGGAGTGGATCGAGACCCTGTGGGACTGCATGGAGGTGGCCGGGCAGCCCCTGTGCATCACCGTCTTCATCAccattttgttcattggcaACCTGCTG CTTCTGAATCTCCTCATAGCCTTGCTGCTGACCTCATTTACTGGGGACAACATGGCTGCGATTGACAAGGGCGGCGAAATTAACAACCTGCAGATCGCCATTGGCAGGATCACCAGGGGCATTGtctgggtcaaaggtcatatTGTCAGGGTGATCAGGGGGGTGCTGGGAGAGAATTCCAACACGTATGAAATCCATGATGGCAAAAAA caGGGTGTGGTGGCTGACTCGTGCTGCAGCACTGCGGACTGCAAGCCCAGAGGGGATGAGCAGGCTGGGGTAGAAGGAGACCCAAAGCAGCGGGACCCTCCAGACTGCTTCATTGAAG cctgctCAAAGCGCTGCCCGTGCCTGAGGGTGGACATCACTCAGGGCAGTGGGAAGATGTGGTGGAACATCAGGAGGTCCTGCTACGCCATTGTGAATCACATGAGCTTCGAAGCTTTCATCTTTGTCGTGGTTTTGCTCAGCAGCATTGCTCTG GCCTTTGAGGACATAAACCTTGAGCATCGCAGGGTCATGAAAATCTTCCTGGAATATGCAGATCAAGTCTTTGCTTATGTGTTTATTGTTGAGATGCTCCTGAAATGGATGGGATATGGTTTGAAGACCTACTTCACCGATCCTTGGTGCTGGCTGGAATTCCTCATTGTGAAT GGTTCTGTAATCAGCTTGTCTGTTCACATGCTGGGCTACACTGGGCTGGGGACACTGAGGGCGCTGAGACCCCTAAGACTTCTGTCCATATTTGAAGGGACAAAG GTGGTGCTTACCACGCTGTGGCGGGCTACCCCATCCATCTTCAGTGTACTACTGGTGGTACTCGCTTTCTGGCTTTTCTTCGACATCTGCGGCGTTTTCATGTTTGCCGGGAAGTACTACTACTGCTTCAACACCACTGCTGAGGAGCGTTTCCACATTGATGAGGTCAACAACAAATCAGACTGCATGGAGTTAATAATGATGAACTACACTGAGGTGCGCTGGGTCAACGTAAAGGTCAACTTTGACAGCATGGCTAATGGCTACCTCGCCCTACTGCAAGTG GCAACGTTTAAAGGCTGGTTGGATGTCATGTACGCAGCTGTGGATGCTCGAATG GTGGAGGACCAGCCTTTATATGAGGATAATGTGTACATGTATCTGTACTTcgtcatcttcatcatctttggatccttcttctccttcagtCTCTTCATTGGTGTCCTTATCGACAACTACAGTCAGCAAAAGGCAAAG TTTGGGAACATATTcatgacagagggacagaggattTGCATGCAGAAAGAGATATCTAAGAAGCAGAAGTCCATTCCCAGACCTTCA AACCGAGTCCAAGGCTTTGCTTTCAACTTGGTCACAAAGCCCGCCTTCGACATCTTCATCATGGTGATGACCTGCCTTTACGCGCTGTCCTTGATGTTGGAGAGGGACGACCAAAGCATTGAGGCGGAGGAGATCCTCCACTTCATTCACCTGGGCTTCATTGCCTTCTTCACTCTCGAGTGTCTCCTCAAGATTTTTGCACTCCGAAAGCATTACTTCACCATTGGATGGAATGTTTTTGAATTTATAGTGGTCTTATTCTTCATAGTGG GGCTCTTTCTGGCAGACTTCCTGGAGAGGTACTTTGTTTCACCTTCCTTTTTCCGTGTTCTGCCTCTTGTCCGCTACGCGAGAGGAGGCATCCGAAATCTGCTGTCTTCTCTGAGGATGTCACTTCCTGCCCTCTTCAACCTCGGCCTgctcctcttcatcatcatgtTTGTTTACTCCGTCTTCGGCATGTGGAACTTTGCGTATGTCGGAAAAATGGCCGGCATTGATGACATGTTTAACTTTGAGACGTTCGGCAGCAGCATGCTCTGCATGTTTCAGATCACCACTTTGGCTGGCTGGGATGGgattctccttcctctcctgaATACCCCCCCGGACTGCGACCCAGATGCATTCAATcctggcagtgatgtcatggGGAACTGCGCCAACCCTCCTCTAGGCATCACATTCACCTGCAGCTACATCATTATTTCCATGCTTATTGTGGTCAACATGTTCATTGCCATCATCTTGGAGAGCTTCAGTGTGGCCGCCACAGTGAGCACGGAACACCTGTGTGAGGAGGACATGGAGATGTTCTATGAGACCTGGGAGAGGTTTGACCCTGAAGCCTCCCAGTATGTAGACTACAGCCAACTCTCAGACCTCTGCGATAGTCTGCAAGCTCCTCTGAGGATTCCCAAACCTAACACAGCCAAATTGATTGCCATGGACCTTCCAATTGCTCCTGGGGACAAGGTCCACTGCCTGGACATCCTGGTTGCCCTGGCCTCAGAGGTCTTTGGTGACTCAGGGGAGATGGATGCCTTGAAGGAGAGCATGGAGGAGAGCTTCAGGGTGAAATATCCATCCAAGGTCTCGCATGAGCCCGTCACCACCACACTAAAGCACAAGCAGGAGGAAGTGGCAGCCGGGGTCATCCAGAATGCCTATCGCAAGCACCTGCTGAAGCAGTctggcaaacaaaacaagacagaggGGGCATTGGAGAAAGGCGGCCAGGCTGCTGAGGAATACCCAGCCAGTAACGGGGTCCAACCTTTAGGGGTCTCCATTGCTGACCAGCCTCTACCAGATACAATGGAAATGCAACCCTTGATGTCGCCTGTAGAGGATGAACTCCATGCTGCCCCAGTAGAGGTGGTCTTGCATTCTGCCCCTTCCTCTGCTTCAGATCCCTCTACGCCTGGAG acctTCCCAAATGA